The Malus sylvestris chromosome 8, drMalSylv7.2, whole genome shotgun sequence genomic interval GGCGATGAACTCGTGGCTTTTCAACCACAGAGTGATCCTTTGCTTCAGCCACGCTATATGTTTGTGCTTCATTTGCTTCATTGCTCACATTTTTATTCTCAGGTTGCTCGACAAAACTTGCCGTATTATCTATAACcccatcctcctcctcctcctcctcctcttcttccgcTTCTTCGGGTTGGTTAGCCTGAATCACGAAATCTTCTTCCAAGTCCTCAACATCAGAACCAAACCGCGAAACATCACTATCATCAAGCAATTTAGACAGTTCAGGATCAACTACTTTTTGAACCCTTACATTAACCGTCTTAGAAGCCACACTGTAAATAACCTTCTCGTTCGGAGCCTCAGTTTCCGAAATGCGCAACCTTGAAGCATCATATGCCTAAAAATTCACAACACACTGTATTTTTAGGTACAAAAAAGAAATTTCATTTACCTAAGTTTTGACAGCTCAAAAATGCAAAAGACAGAAACTTTCCACTCCactctttctttttcctcaaTTTTCTCAGAAGCCAAACAGAATTTAAGCAACCGAAAGTAAGTTAGCTAACCAACCTTTTCATCGCGCGGGAGCTCACCCAGCTTAGCCTTTGAATTCTGATAAAACGCAGAACCGCCGCCAGTATTCCTGATCTCCCTCATATGAAGCAAGTAATTGTAACCGTCGTCTGGAAACCCTAGCTCCAGAATCTCCTTCCTTACGTTGTCAGGCAAAGGCTGAGCTGCCGATGACGCCGCCGAGCTCCCGTAACCATGGCCATAGTCCCCGCCGCCGCCATCCTCAGGCGCATCGGCGTATATCGAATTAGGATCATCGTTGTATCCGTCGGCACCGGAGCCGTGGTCAGGGTTATCCTCCGGGAACAAGCTGTCGACGGAGTAGCTGCTGTTGTCGACTCGTACAAAGACTCGGTCGTTGCCGGGAGAGTCGTCGTAGTTGGGATCGGACGAGTCGCGGGCGACTAATTGGAAGGTCGCCGATTTTTTCTTGTCGATGAATTTCTTCTTCCCCATTTTTCGCCGAACTGAAAtcgttgagagagagagagagagagagagagaggagacggTGAAGTCGTGAGATAAAACCCTATCAATTTCTTCTGTATTAAACCCTTAAGTCTTGGGTCGACCCAAATGGCCCAAAACTCCAAACCATTATCTATTTGGGTATGGTGTTTGGACCGGCTCAAAGATTTGTATTAAACTTAAGGGTCGATCCAAATGGGCCAAAATTCCAAACCATTATCTATTTGGGTCTGGTGTTTAGACCGGCCCAAAATTTAAACGGTTTTTAATCAATTTCGCTCATTTCTACAAAATTCATCAAAAGCCATATTTTCATGCAATCTTTTTGGAAAATTATCCAATGTTACTGAACATTGGATGGTACGGAAATGAATATTTGGGCTTGAAGAGTAAATATTTAAAAGTTATGAAAAATAACACTCATTTAAGCCGAACTCTTTAAAGATGTTTTATTCAACAAAACTTTATTCTAACTATGTTCTGATACCGCTTGTATTTTGATTGATTATTTAAGCTTTCAAGCTTAAAATTTCAGAAGAAATTGCTTTTACGACTCACTAAACAGTAAATTCGTTTTTACGTGATCTATATTTTCTCTATCGTGCACACAAAAGATCATGTGAAAACTATAATATCTCATTTCCACCTAAACCCAACCCCATGAAGAAAATAGCTCCATCAaatatttgtgaattttctgaTCATGTCGTTTCTTCCTAGGAAATGtagattttattgaattttcaagtttgaaaactaaaataatcaATCAAAATACTAGTGGGGCAGAACATAGTCAGAATAGAGTTACGTTGATCAAAGCATATTTGAGATGTCCTCCATGAATTTTAAGAAGCTTAATTATGGGCGATGAAAGTTCTGTGAAAACAAAGTTTTATGATTAGACGTTACAAAAATATTTACTCTATTGTAATTAATTCATTTGGTGTATTTGATGAGAGTTATACTTTTGTTGTCTTATAATTAGTTAACATGGAGGAGTTGGAAGCATGATGGCAAATAAGTATATTGCTGTATGTACATATGATGTTAAATTTAACACTGTGACGTGTGACCTCTACGCTTGCTAGCCAGTAGTGTTACAAGGTTGAGGTTCCTCGCTGTATTCTCTTTGTTTAATCACATTCATTCATCAtgcggtaaaaaattattataaaattttttatttaaaattaaatataaacagtacctgataaaaactgaccgcacgatgtacgatgaacgtaTGTGATTGAAAGATCTCCGGAttctcacaaaaaggatccggCGGGGGATCCTCTCTCGTGTTACATGCACCTAGCTTGTCCAAATTCCAGGCTTAAAGGCCAAGCAAACTGAATAAGTATTGTACTGATCACATTGCAGGTGGACCTGAAAATCATACAATTATGGTGACAGTGTGATCCACTGCATGCtattatatgtgtatatatatatatatatatatatatatatatatatatatatatatatatatatatatatatatatatgtgtgtgtattgttGTCTACATAACCTAATTTAATCAACTCCGTGCGATTATATTGCAAAATAACCCAAAAACGATGGATTCGAAGATGGAAATGATAATTACacactaattttctttttatacaagTCTTTTGTTGATTCTTTAATTGAATGATCAAACGGACAAAAAATACGATTAAATAGTGGTGTGTaaaaaaatgatgtgtttgattattatttctcatcaaatattaaaaaactatttAATTGTGATCCTATGGATAAGCTAAGATAGAAATACCAGTAGGGTTTACTAATCGAGAAGAGAGCTAGCCTGGTTAGGCCAGCGTGTCATAAGTGGAGAggtttttcaatgtgatcggcATATGAggtggtacatcatgtgttactatacaaatagtataatttgtatgttaaaaagttaataactcaaaaaataaaatttctcactacTTATGTAAAAATACGTGGTATACCAACCGTATTCCCATCacaataataaatttctccCATAAAGGGGCGAGAGTGCGGCGCCTTGGAGCAGGCTGTGAAGTGAAGCATGCATGTTGCGCAGCTGCCATTTAACCTAATTATTTCCAGCCTGTACTGTAAAAAGTTACAGAAAACTAGGTGGGGACAAAAGTAAGATACAAGGCACACTTTCTGTTGAACGCGAGTCATGAATTCCGTCTATGATATACACTATTGAATTTAACTTCTAAATTACGTAATCAATTTATGATCGTTAAATTTATGTCTATATAAGTACGAAGTACCACAACTATGCGCATTGATTTTAATTCTACCGTCCTAAAATCAATATACATGCATATGGGTGGAGTGGTGATGAGAAAGTTATGGGTCCTCTTGTTTATTTTGACGGCGATTGTTGGTTCGGAAGCTGCCGGCGGTAAGTTGGAAAATGGCACGGAGAATAGTACTTATCACGAGCAAGGCAATGCTGGTTCTTCTCTTTTAGCTGTTGCTGAAATTCCTTCAGCAGGAATTGGAGAAGTAAGGAACAAGACTACTTCCTACACCACTGAAGTTGATATCAATAACAAAAGGAAGAAGCCTAATTGGATGTctagaggaagaggaggaggaggagggggaggcgGCGGCGGAGGTGGTTATTGGATATACATACTATATGCCAAGTCAGCATGCTACCTAGGCATATTTCATAAGTCATTGTAATTGAGATATAGTATAAAAGTAGGTATCTCTGTGATATTTTGGTAAAGTCGGTCATTGTAAGAAAACAGTTATTGGAATACAGAAagtctctttctttcttcttcttcaagctttTACCTTTAAGCATTCTAATCTTTCATAGATATCTTCTGCATCATTCAATTCATTGTGTTAAGATGGTATCAAGAGCCAGTCTCGCCTGTGCGTTGATGCTGGGACAAATTTTCTGGGGCTTCGCTTGCTGATGAGGTGATTTTGTTCTTGAAATTTTTCTTCGATTGGAGGTTacgattgaatttttttttagaaattgaGATTACGTTGAAGGCCGATGCCATATTAGAATGTTATATGAAGAATATATGATGATTTGTATGAAGGCCGATGCCAGAATTTGTAATTGTGTGAAGATTGTGTTGATTCTTGAAGGCCGATGCCGATGTTGATGATTTTCTTTGATTCTTGCCCAGTTTCTTCGTTCTGTGTTAATCATTGATCTTGTTAGTTGATTGCGTGCTTGAATTTGGGTGATTCTTGTTTGGGATTTTTCTTGCCGCCTCAATTCGAATCTGGGTTTTTCTTGTTGACTTGTATTTGGGTTGATTGTTGTGATCATCATGACTTCTGTAAAAATTGAGAGTCTACTGGGTATGCTTACTATCAAATTGAATGATGATAATTTCATCAAATGGAGTTATCAATTTTGTTCTGTTCTTCGTGGATATGATCTTCTTGATCATTTCACTGGCGACTCTGTCTGTCCCCCTAAATTCGTTCTCACCCCTGAGTTAGGTGTTACCAAGGAGATTAACGATTCATATAAAGAGTGGATTAAGACTGATATGGCTTTGTTAAGTCTTCTCATTGCTACATTAAGTGATGACGCAATTGAACATGTTGTGGGATGTAAAACTGCCTGTGAAGCCTGGACTGCATTACAAGACAGATATATGCTAGTTTCTAAAGCTAGTGTAAACCATTTGAAGGCTGAATTACATACTATGCAAAAAGGGGGTGATACTATTGATAAATATCTTCTGAGGTTAAAAGCTCTGAAGGATCAGTTACAAGCTGCTGGGGAAAAAGTAAATGATAATGATCTCATTATTGCTGCTTTAACAGGATTACCATCTGATTATGATATGATCCGTACTGTCATATTAGCTAGGGATTCACCAATCACTCTTAAAGAGTTCAGAGCACAGTTAATTGGGGCTGAGAAGACTATTGAGACTCGGGTGCATTCTTTAGTTCAGAATATGGCTGCCATGTATGTTAATGCTCCTCCTCCGCATGGTACTTCTGTGCATTCTGGTATGTCTAGTTCTTCCAGTCGTACTTCTCAACCCTCTTCTACTGGAAGTGCTCAGATCTATAATAGTGGCTATCGGTCTAGTGCTAATAATTTTCAGTCCACGAATCAGTTTGGTGGTGGTTCTCAGGGTCATAGGCCTGTCCACTTTAACAATTACAGACCCAGAGGTAATGGTGGTTATAAATCAAGGTTTAATGGTCCGCGAAATGGTAATTCTTGGCAGTCTTGGTCTGGTAATTCCTCCAACAGATTTGACCCGATTCCAGAATGTCAAATTTGCTCCAGAAAGGGCCATGTTGCAGTGACTTGTCTCTATCGCAATGAGGGTAATAATACTCAATATCCTCAGGAATGTCAAATCTGTGGAAAACGTGGTCACATTGCTCTTAATTGTAGACATCGAGGTAATTATGCGTATCAGGGCAATCAACCTCCTCCTTCCTTGTCTGCCAATTATGCATATCAAGGTTTTCCTTCTATTTCTTCGTCTGATATGCCACTGTTTCAGTCACCTCAGTTTCCTATGCATGTGAATTCCACTTCCTATGGTGCTTCCCTTGGTTCTTCTTCTCCAGTGGGGTTTCAAGCTATGAGTACAGAGTCTTCTGGTGAGGTTGCATCTACAGACTCATGGGTTGTTGACACTGGGGCTTCTCATCACATGACTCCGGATGTCACAGTCCTTAATCGAGCTACACCTTATGAGGGTACTGAGAAGATCATTGTTGGAAATGGTGACGGTTTGGAAGTTACACATATTGGCAATGGAATTTTACAAACT includes:
- the LOC126632978 gene encoding uncharacterized protein LOC126632978, giving the protein MGKKKFIDKKKSATFQLVARDSSDPNYDDSPGNDRVFVRVDNSSYSVDSLFPEDNPDHGSGADGYNDDPNSIYADAPEDGGGGDYGHGYGSSAASSAAQPLPDNVRKEILELGFPDDGYNYLLHMREIRNTGGGSAFYQNSKAKLGELPRDEKAYDASRLRISETEAPNEKVIYSVASKTVNVRVQKVVDPELSKLLDDSDVSRFGSDVEDLEEDFVIQANQPEEAEEEEEEEEEDGVIDNTASFVEQPENKNVSNEANEAQTYSVAEAKDHSVVEKPRVHRLLDEQFELLVGQEYGSYDNDDDDDDYGYIPEEDESLTEKLKHATLNEHVMDDLELDGNYKAPADLLRDNETVKTKELVDSANDLIRRCAEYAEKYENEDQDGDVVIVEESSDESEVWDCETIVTTYSNLDNHPGKIEAPGATRRKKLSETVSGALGSTDRVITLRGKQKLPMDFLPHGKKATSEKVKDTGALKNQPLKRKQHGQESKEEKKERKAAVKEGRREARRTKKEIKELYKGEAQHAQRVVAISGPSSIHLM